In Emys orbicularis isolate rEmyOrb1 chromosome 12, rEmyOrb1.hap1, whole genome shotgun sequence, one genomic interval encodes:
- the LOC135887234 gene encoding granzyme H-like, producing MMLILILLLTAFLLPPGAGAGEIIGGREAKPHSRPYMAYLEIQHKGDTCICGGFLVSENFVLTAAHCNGDEISVQLGAHNINEQEQSQQKISVRHRIPHPQYNETTLNNDIMLLQLAERAKLNRWVDTIALPHASKRVKPGTVCSVAGWGGTSTESESTPDTLQEVDVVVMPDAACPRKPNGPYSDYKSSTMMCVGDPKMGKDSWEGDSGGPLVCGKTAQGVVSWGLQTPPGVYTKVSTFIPWIRATMRRLQP from the exons ATGATGCTGATCCTGATCCTGCTGCTCacggcctttctcctgccccctggggctggggctg GTGAGATCATCGGGGGCCGGGAAGCCAAGCCCCACTCCAGACCCTACATGGCCTATCTGGAAATACAACACAAAGGGGACACCTGTATCTGTGGAGGGTTCCTGGTGTCAGAGAACTTCGTGCTGACGGCCGCTCACTGCAATGGAGA TGAGATATCTGTCCAGCTGGGAGCCCATAACATTAATGAACAGGAACAGAGCCAACAGAAAATCTCCGTGCGCCACCGGATCCCCCACCCGCAGTACAACGAGACAACCCTGAACAATGACATCATGCTGCTGCAG CTGGCAGAGAGAGCGAAGCTGAACAGATGGGTGGATACCATCGCCCTGCCCCATGCCAGCAAGAGAGTAAAGCCAGGGACCGTGTGCAGCGTCGCCGGCTGGGGCGGCACTAGCACAGAGAGTGAATCAACCCCTGACACGCTCCAGGAGGTGGATGTGGTGGTGATGCCGGATGCCGCATGTCCGAGGAAGCCTAATGGGCCATACAGCGACTATAAATCGTCCACCATGATGTGTGTGGGGGATCCAAAGATGGGGAAAGACTCTTGGGAG GGCGATTCTGGGGGCCCCCTGGTGTGCGGGAAAACAGCCCAGGGTGTCGTCTCCTGGGGGCTTCAAACTCCTCCTGGGGTGTACACGAAAGTCTCCACCTTCATCCCCTGGATACGGGCGACGATGAGgaggctgcagccctga